A genomic window from Leptospiraceae bacterium includes:
- a CDS encoding sterol desaturase family protein has protein sequence MLDNILTAFLYFLGMGIAFIPLERSFLCTQSDIFRKEWFTDVLFYFGQSLIWNFVTLLVLNYIFGFLPNTKLRGLREIFQSTHIVFQFFILIFLGDLFIYWAHRLQHRINFLWKFHRVHHTAETVDYIAAFREHPLDNIYTRGIESLPAFLLGFKLEQITAFVAFRGVWALFIHSNVNLRFGVLEALFGSPHLHHWHHDLKKGGDCNYANLFPLMDILFGTYYNPKEASEQFGIEEDYKRGYISLLLEPLLPTFLRSKVWK, from the coding sequence ATGTTAGACAACATTCTTACTGCTTTTCTTTATTTTTTAGGCATGGGAATAGCGTTCATTCCCTTAGAGCGCTCTTTTCTCTGCACACAATCAGATATTTTTCGCAAAGAATGGTTTACAGATGTTCTCTTCTATTTCGGACAGAGTCTCATCTGGAATTTTGTCACTCTCCTCGTATTAAATTATATATTTGGTTTTCTTCCGAATACAAAACTAAGAGGGCTAAGAGAGATTTTTCAATCCACACATATTGTTTTTCAATTTTTTATACTTATCTTTTTAGGTGATTTATTCATTTACTGGGCTCATCGTCTCCAGCATAGGATAAATTTTCTCTGGAAATTTCATAGGGTTCATCATACAGCAGAAACAGTGGACTATATAGCAGCTTTTCGAGAACACCCCCTCGATAATATTTATACACGGGGAATAGAAAGCCTGCCGGCTTTTCTTCTCGGCTTCAAGCTCGAACAGATCACAGCTTTTGTAGCCTTTCGTGGAGTCTGGGCCTTATTCATACATTCGAATGTAAACCTGCGATTCGGAGTTCTTGAAGCATTATTTGGCTCTCCACATTTACACCACTGGCACCACGATCTAAAAAAAGGCGGAGACTGCAATTATGCTAACCTGTTTCCACTTATGGATATCCTATTCGGAACCTACTACAATCCCAAAGAGGCCTCAGAACAATTCGGGATTGAAGAAGACTATAAACGTGGCTATATCAGCTTACTCTTAGAACCCTTATTACCCACATTTCTCAGGTCTAAGGTCTGGAAGTAG
- a CDS encoding calcium/sodium antiporter, giving the protein MELIIWIAVLMLSLIVLIKASDIFIDSSEKLGIYLGIPSFVIGVVIVGLGTSLPELVSSILSVRQGASEIVIGNVLGSNITNIFLILSIAAILGKEFTVEYNLLQTDLPFLLGSAIFISVSLIDGNFSMGEAIITLLLLFFYLIKAFEKGEQQEEKEKKEKLKRITWILLVLSPVLIFLGAKYTVDAVMEIAKILSIGTEILALSVVALGTSLPELMVTISATKKGQPDMVVGNIVGSNVFNTFAVMGIPRLFGDLKIPADVVKFSMPVHFAATLLFIIIVIDKKVNRWEGFLLIVFYVYFLFTIFKWI; this is encoded by the coding sequence ATGGAATTAATTATCTGGATTGCAGTTCTCATGCTTAGCCTTATCGTTCTCATAAAAGCTTCTGATATCTTTATAGATTCATCGGAAAAATTAGGGATTTATCTTGGAATTCCTTCCTTTGTAATTGGAGTCGTAATTGTAGGACTCGGAACTTCTTTACCGGAATTAGTTTCTTCTATTTTATCCGTTCGTCAGGGTGCCTCCGAAATCGTCATCGGTAATGTTCTCGGCTCCAATATAACGAATATCTTTCTCATCCTGAGTATAGCAGCCATCCTGGGTAAAGAATTTACCGTAGAATACAATCTTTTACAGACCGACTTACCTTTTCTGCTGGGCTCCGCTATATTCATCAGTGTTTCCCTTATCGATGGAAATTTTTCTATGGGAGAGGCCATTATAACCTTACTCCTCCTATTCTTCTATTTAATTAAGGCCTTTGAAAAAGGAGAACAGCAGGAAGAAAAGGAAAAAAAAGAAAAGCTCAAACGAATTACCTGGATTCTCCTCGTTCTAAGTCCCGTCCTGATCTTTCTCGGAGCTAAATATACCGTTGATGCCGTAATGGAAATCGCCAAAATTCTTTCTATCGGAACCGAAATTCTTGCCTTAAGCGTTGTAGCCCTCGGCACTTCCCTACCGGAGCTGATGGTAACCATTTCGGCTACCAAAAAAGGTCAACCCGATATGGTTGTAGGGAATATTGTAGGTTCCAATGTGTTTAATACCTTTGCTGTTATGGGCATACCCAGATTATTCGGAGACTTAAAAATCCCGGCAGATGTAGTCAAATTTTCCATGCCGGTTCATTTTGCAGCAACTCTTCTTTTTATCATTATTGTAATCGATAAGAAGGTAAACCGCTGGGAAGGCTTTCTATTAATTGTATTTTATGTTTACTTTTTATTCACTATTTTTAAATGGATTTAA
- a CDS encoding ATP-binding protein, giving the protein MKFFNTAGPNQADIHYTLDPLSRWDLEEILHLIHTRKYFVLHAPRQTGKTSCMLSLMEYLNREGKYNALYVNIEAAQAAREDVHRGIQAIMSAFATQYALRFKDDLIENSWKEILDKNGAEDALNKLLHFWTTHSDKPTVLFIDEIDALIGDTLISVLRQIRSGYADRPAAFPQSIILCGVRDVRDYRIHSSRTKEIITGGSAFNIKAESLRLGNFTKEDIAKLYLEHTKETGQIFEDGILDLAWEYTGGQPWLVNALAYEVCFRDKAARDRTRQITVEMFQDAKESLILKRDTHLDQLIDKLKEDRVRRIIEPILKGESSTYQFNDEDAQYVIDLGLISRKENKEINIANEIYKEILPRELTSGWQYGLNYKNIWYIEQATNKLDFPKLLTAFQEFFQENSEVWIDRFSYREAGPQLLLQAFLQRIVNGGGVINREYGLGTLRTDIYVKWYPDENNRSLSQKVVIECKLLHKTLEKTIEQGLEQVSIYRDKCKAEEAHLIIFDRTKDKPWEEKLFMREIEYKGKTIYLWGM; this is encoded by the coding sequence ATGAAGTTTTTTAATACAGCCGGCCCGAATCAAGCAGATATTCACTATACACTCGATCCATTAAGTCGATGGGATCTTGAGGAAATTTTACATCTAATTCATACTAGAAAATACTTCGTTCTACATGCTCCCCGGCAGACCGGTAAAACCAGCTGTATGCTCTCACTCATGGAATATCTCAACCGCGAAGGGAAATACAATGCACTTTATGTAAATATAGAAGCAGCACAGGCAGCGAGGGAAGATGTGCACCGGGGAATTCAGGCAATTATGAGTGCTTTTGCAACCCAATATGCACTCCGCTTCAAAGATGATTTAATAGAAAATAGCTGGAAAGAAATTTTAGATAAAAATGGTGCTGAAGACGCTCTAAATAAACTACTTCATTTCTGGACAACACATAGTGATAAACCAACAGTTTTATTCATAGATGAGATAGATGCTCTCATTGGGGATACTCTCATTTCTGTATTGCGACAAATTCGTTCCGGCTACGCTGACAGGCCGGCAGCCTTTCCTCAATCCATCATCCTCTGCGGAGTGCGAGATGTGCGGGATTATCGCATCCATTCCTCCCGAACAAAGGAGATCATCACCGGAGGTTCCGCATTCAATATCAAAGCAGAATCTCTCCGTCTTGGAAATTTTACAAAAGAAGATATAGCAAAGCTTTATTTGGAACACACAAAGGAAACCGGACAGATATTCGAGGACGGTATATTAGATTTAGCCTGGGAATACACAGGTGGTCAACCCTGGCTCGTCAATGCCCTTGCTTATGAAGTCTGCTTTCGAGACAAGGCAGCAAGAGACAGAACCAGACAAATAACTGTAGAAATGTTCCAGGATGCCAAAGAAAGTTTGATTCTTAAGAGAGATACGCATCTGGATCAGCTCATTGATAAACTCAAAGAAGATAGGGTCCGAAGGATAATTGAGCCGATTTTAAAAGGTGAAAGTTCAACCTATCAATTTAATGACGAAGATGCTCAGTATGTGATAGATCTTGGACTCATCAGCAGAAAAGAAAACAAAGAAATAAATATTGCTAATGAAATTTATAAAGAAATATTACCAAGGGAACTAACATCTGGCTGGCAATATGGCTTGAATTATAAAAATATCTGGTATATCGAACAAGCAACGAATAAATTAGATTTTCCTAAATTACTTACTGCCTTTCAGGAGTTTTTTCAGGAGAACTCGGAAGTCTGGATTGATAGGTTTTCTTACAGAGAAGCCGGACCACAGTTGTTGCTTCAGGCTTTCTTACAACGTATTGTCAATGGTGGTGGTGTCATCAACCGCGAATACGGACTCGGGACTTTAAGAACCGACATCTATGTAAAATGGTATCCTGACGAAAACAATCGCTCCCTATCTCAAAAAGTGGTGATAGAATGCAAGCTATTGCATAAGACTCTGGAGAAAACCATAGAACAGGGACTGGAACAGGTAAGCATCTATCGCGACAAGTGCAAGGCCGAAGAAGCACATCTCATTATCTTTGATAGGACAAAGGATAAGCCCTGGGAAGAAAAACTCTTTATGAGGGAAATAGAATATAAGGGTAAGACAATATATTTATGGGGGATGTGA
- a CDS encoding saccharopine dehydrogenase NADP-binding domain-containing protein, whose product MEFREKQVIVYGASGFTGKLVSEYFAKLQSERNLSFGIAGRDKEKLLLLQKHLKERFGEKAGPDIYIASLESEAELVSLCKKTSVIIHLVGPYAFHGELMVKACIAAGTDYLDITGEPAFVNKIEAQFHSQALEKGVSIVNCCGFDSIPADLGTYFTVLSLSSTEEKQVKCYVEAKGHLSGGTLVSALHAVSENPGAFLENHTEGNILRDFHYSETVSSVAIPLPVIDPLIVLRSAEKIRFYGKPFSYGQYVAVRSVPDTILMSLAASGLFVAARINFLKNYLLSYIQRGEGPSEEKRRESYFQCTFEGIAGKDRVVTRISGGDPGYEETARMVSEAAILLTNKNKQVSIPSGVVTPAYAFGDYLVDALKKIGIKFEILERKRGEKEV is encoded by the coding sequence TTGGAGTTTAGAGAGAAACAGGTTATTGTTTACGGAGCCAGTGGTTTTACGGGCAAGCTGGTTTCTGAATACTTTGCAAAATTACAGTCTGAAAGAAACCTTTCCTTTGGAATTGCCGGAAGGGATAAAGAGAAACTTCTTTTGCTGCAAAAGCATCTTAAAGAACGTTTTGGAGAAAAGGCCGGCCCGGATATCTACATTGCCAGCCTCGAGAGTGAAGCTGAGTTGGTTTCTCTTTGTAAGAAAACATCCGTTATCATTCATCTTGTTGGGCCTTATGCCTTTCACGGGGAACTTATGGTGAAGGCCTGTATTGCCGCCGGAACAGATTATCTGGATATTACGGGAGAACCTGCTTTTGTAAATAAAATTGAAGCTCAATTTCATTCTCAGGCACTTGAAAAAGGCGTGAGTATTGTTAATTGTTGTGGTTTTGATAGCATTCCGGCGGATCTGGGTACTTATTTTACGGTACTGAGCCTTTCCTCTACAGAAGAAAAGCAGGTAAAGTGCTATGTGGAGGCTAAAGGGCATTTATCGGGTGGAACCCTGGTCTCAGCTCTACATGCAGTCTCGGAAAATCCGGGTGCTTTTTTAGAAAACCATACGGAGGGAAATATCCTCCGAGATTTTCATTATTCAGAGACGGTTTCGAGCGTTGCCATTCCCTTACCGGTTATAGATCCCCTGATTGTGCTTCGTTCTGCTGAAAAGATTCGTTTTTACGGGAAACCTTTCTCTTACGGACAGTATGTTGCGGTGCGTTCTGTACCGGACACCATTCTCATGAGTCTTGCCGCTTCCGGGCTTTTTGTAGCGGCGAGGATAAATTTTTTGAAAAATTACCTGCTTTCTTATATACAAAGAGGAGAGGGGCCTTCCGAAGAAAAACGCAGGGAATCCTATTTTCAGTGTACCTTTGAAGGGATTGCAGGTAAGGACCGGGTAGTAACCCGCATCAGCGGAGGGGATCCGGGTTATGAGGAAACAGCAAGAATGGTTTCGGAAGCCGCTATACTACTTACCAATAAGAATAAACAGGTTTCCATTCCTTCGGGTGTCGTAACCCCGGCTTATGCTTTTGGAGATTACCTTGTGGATGCTCTCAAAAAAATTGGAATAAAATTTGAAATCCTGGAACGGAAGAGGGGAGAAAAGGAAGTTTGA